From Eubacterium sp. 1001713B170207_170306_E7, one genomic window encodes:
- a CDS encoding acyl-CoA dehydrogenase, with protein MNFELSKEHQELREMFREFAQMEVKPIAKDLDEKERFPEETIPKLAEAGMLGIPFPEEYGGAGMDNLAYAMCVEEISKVCGSTGVIISAHTSLCAWPIFAFGTEEQKRKYLVPLAKGEHLGAFGLTEPGAGTDAAGQKTTAVLDGDHYVLNGSKIFITNGGKADTYVIFAMTDITKGNHGITAFIVEKDFPGFSIGKKLDKMGIRGSSTTELIFKDCKVPKENLLGEVGKGFKIAMKTLDGGRIGIASQALGLAQGAIDETIPYVRGREQFGQPLSSFQNTQFQLANMIARAEGARLLVYQAACAKDAGKPYNHLAALAKLVASEAARDVTCEAVQLFGGYGFTRDYPVERMMRDAKITEIYEGTSEVQRMVISSWAGVK; from the coding sequence ATGAATTTTGAATTATCCAAGGAACACCAGGAGCTGCGTGAAATGTTCCGTGAGTTTGCCCAGATGGAGGTAAAACCCATTGCCAAGGACTTAGATGAAAAGGAACGTTTTCCGGAAGAGACCATTCCCAAGCTCGCCGAAGCCGGCATGCTGGGTATCCCCTTCCCTGAAGAATACGGCGGAGCGGGTATGGACAACCTGGCTTACGCCATGTGCGTCGAAGAAATTTCAAAGGTCTGCGGCTCCACCGGGGTGATTATTTCTGCCCACACCTCTCTGTGCGCATGGCCGATCTTTGCCTTTGGAACAGAGGAACAGAAGCGTAAATATCTGGTACCCCTGGCCAAGGGCGAGCACCTTGGAGCCTTTGGCTTAACGGAGCCGGGGGCAGGAACAGACGCGGCCGGACAGAAAACCACAGCAGTGCTCGATGGCGACCACTATGTCCTGAACGGCAGTAAAATTTTTATTACCAACGGCGGCAAGGCCGACACCTATGTTATTTTTGCCATGACGGATATTACAAAGGGCAATCACGGGATCACCGCCTTTATTGTGGAAAAGGATTTTCCGGGCTTCTCCATCGGCAAAAAGCTGGATAAAATGGGAATCCGAGGCTCCTCCACAACGGAGCTGATCTTCAAAGACTGTAAAGTGCCAAAGGAAAACCTGCTGGGCGAAGTTGGAAAGGGCTTTAAGATTGCCATGAAAACTCTGGACGGCGGCCGGATCGGCATTGCCTCTCAGGCCCTCGGTCTGGCGCAGGGAGCCATTGATGAGACCATCCCATACGTCAGGGGAAGAGAACAGTTCGGACAGCCGCTGTCATCCTTCCAGAATACCCAGTTCCAGCTGGCCAATATGATCGCCAGGGCAGAGGGCGCGCGCCTGCTGGTCTATCAGGCAGCCTGTGCGAAGGATGCAGGGAAGCCCTATAACCATCTGGCGGCTTTGGCCAAGCTTGTCGCTTCAGAAGCGGCGAGAGACGTCACCTGCGAAGCCGTCCAGCTATTCGGCGGTTACGGCTTTACAAGAGACTATCCAGTCGAACGGATGATGCGGGACGCCAAAATCACCGAGATTTACGAAGGCACCTCCGAAGTCCAGCGCATGGTTATCTCCAGCTGGGCTGGAGTTAAATAA
- a CDS encoding amidohydrolase family protein, with amino-acid sequence MFGECHAHIIMDGVSFREAAAKHRNTPDEALIRQVLSDYQKRDVLFIRDGGDNLGVSRLAADLAPEYGIDCRTPVFAIHHRGYYGSIVGFSYDSLKEYAQLVQKARRQRCDFIKIMTAGIMDFDHAGRLSCPGLPEQEVSEMVHIAHSEGYSVMTHVNGADNIKVALESGVDSIEHGNFMDMECLSLLKETGVVWCPTIAITGNIIGSGRYNDAVLTSIHKRQLSNIQKAFDLGASVALGSDAGAFRVPHPQGIFDEYGYFRQAVPDQKLLDTRLAKAESAVRKKFKAWR; translated from the coding sequence ATGTTTGGAGAATGTCATGCCCACATAATCATGGATGGCGTATCTTTCCGGGAAGCCGCGGCAAAGCACAGGAACACCCCCGATGAAGCCCTGATCCGGCAGGTTTTATCAGACTATCAAAAACGGGACGTGCTCTTTATCCGTGACGGCGGCGATAATCTGGGCGTTTCGCGTCTGGCCGCCGACCTTGCGCCGGAATACGGTATCGACTGCCGGACGCCGGTATTTGCCATCCATCACCGGGGCTATTATGGCAGTATCGTCGGCTTTTCCTATGACAGCTTAAAGGAATATGCTCAGCTCGTTCAAAAGGCCAGACGCCAGCGGTGTGATTTTATCAAGATCATGACAGCCGGCATCATGGATTTTGACCACGCCGGCCGTCTGAGCTGCCCCGGCCTTCCAGAGCAGGAAGTGTCTGAGATGGTTCATATCGCCCATTCTGAGGGCTATTCGGTGATGACCCATGTCAACGGAGCCGATAACATTAAAGTCGCTCTGGAGTCGGGTGTGGACAGTATTGAGCACGGTAATTTCATGGATATGGAGTGTCTTTCTCTGCTGAAGGAAACCGGAGTCGTCTGGTGCCCGACCATAGCCATAACCGGCAATATTATCGGAAGCGGACGGTATAACGATGCTGTTTTGACAAGTATCCACAAACGGCAGCTGTCCAATATCCAAAAAGCCTTTGATCTCGGGGCTTCTGTAGCTCTTGGCAGTGATGCGGGGGCTTTCCGGGTGCCGCATCCCCAGGGAATTTTTGATGAGTACGGCTATTTCAGGCAGGCTGTTCCCGACCAGAAGCTGCTGGATACGCGGCTCGCAAAGGCGGAATCCGCGGTTCGTAAAAAATTCAAGGCCTGGCGGTAA
- a CDS encoding HAD-IA family hydrolase translates to MDYEAYLFDFDYTLANSEKGIVMCFQHVFERNGFKGIEDEAIKKTIGLTLEEAFMLLTGIKDRKTIAGYRKQYVEKSDEVMVANTKLFPEVLPMLRKLKEKGAKTGIISTKYRYRIESTTRLYGMDELIDLIVGGEDVKAAKPSPEGVWKALDQLKCDREKTLYIGDSLVDARTAENAGVSFAAVTTGTTTAADFDEVPHVKIMGDLSELAD, encoded by the coding sequence ATGGATTACGAAGCGTATCTGTTTGACTTTGATTATACACTGGCAAACTCGGAAAAAGGCATTGTCATGTGCTTTCAGCATGTTTTTGAGCGCAACGGCTTTAAGGGGATTGAGGATGAAGCCATCAAGAAAACCATTGGCTTAACCCTTGAAGAAGCCTTTATGCTGTTGACGGGCATTAAAGACCGCAAAACGATTGCCGGGTACCGGAAACAGTATGTCGAGAAATCCGACGAGGTGATGGTGGCAAACACTAAGCTGTTCCCTGAGGTGCTGCCCATGCTTAGAAAGCTGAAAGAAAAGGGCGCAAAAACGGGTATTATCTCCACCAAATACCGCTACCGGATCGAGAGCACTACCCGTCTTTACGGTATGGATGAGCTGATTGACCTGATTGTCGGCGGCGAGGATGTAAAGGCAGCCAAGCCGAGCCCCGAAGGGGTCTGGAAAGCCCTGGATCAACTGAAATGTGACAGAGAAAAGACACTTTATATTGGTGACAGCCTGGTCGACGCCCGCACAGCGGAGAATGCCGGGGTCTCTTTTGCGGCTGTGACCACCGGTACCACCACGGCTGCGGACTTCGATGAAGTGCCCCATGTGAAAATAATGGGGGACCTGTCTGAGCTTGCAGACTGA
- a CDS encoding GHKL domain-containing protein: MMAGNFYQSFLRASLALLCTIGLVFVMTEFRYSRRKCLLIIFFYFIASMTINGVILYVAGLSVLFRYFLLTTTLPCVILLAVLAKDDIFKAQFNFWTQINLFFAIAVLSYYGTKAVGGGFYTELFMRLLSYGVVFLLYTRYLRRPFRLFTKSLETGWVLISFVPILFCAVIMSLVLFPTIFYERPQILPTLGLVYLTMFGVYAVIFITFQRSYELTTARREAEFLGLQINLQKRQFDTQQQKMEVIRMYRHDMRHHIGIITAFLQDGHPEKAEAYSRRIQSMIDETAYYQFCENYLVNTLVSLYTELAMTKGITICSELSIPKELFVEDTDLCVIFSNALENALNACAKLPAADERSISLICRNYPDKLVIEINNTFNGQAEFSEEGLPVNHDEHHGIGTQSIAFIVKKYNGILHYKTEHCLFTLQILLNH; encoded by the coding sequence TCTTTTATTTTATAGCCTCCATGACGATCAACGGCGTTATCCTTTACGTGGCGGGCCTCAGTGTGCTTTTCCGCTATTTTTTGCTCACCACCACGCTTCCCTGTGTTATCCTGCTGGCAGTTCTGGCAAAGGATGATATTTTTAAGGCTCAGTTTAACTTCTGGACTCAGATCAATCTGTTTTTTGCCATTGCCGTACTGTCCTATTACGGTACAAAAGCCGTGGGCGGCGGTTTTTATACCGAGCTGTTCATGCGGCTCCTGTCCTATGGGGTAGTCTTTCTGCTCTATACCCGGTACCTCCGCAGGCCCTTCCGCCTTTTTACAAAATCATTGGAAACCGGATGGGTCTTAATTTCTTTTGTACCAATCCTGTTCTGCGCTGTGATTATGTCGCTGGTGCTTTTTCCCACTATTTTTTATGAGAGGCCTCAGATACTTCCCACGCTGGGACTGGTCTACCTGACCATGTTCGGCGTTTACGCGGTTATCTTTATTACCTTTCAGCGTTCCTATGAGCTGACCACTGCCCGGAGGGAGGCTGAGTTTCTGGGCCTCCAGATCAACCTGCAAAAACGCCAGTTTGACACCCAGCAGCAGAAAATGGAGGTTATCCGTATGTACCGGCACGATATGCGCCACCATATTGGCATCATCACCGCTTTTTTGCAGGACGGCCATCCGGAAAAGGCTGAAGCTTATTCCCGACGGATTCAGAGCATGATTGACGAGACCGCCTATTACCAGTTCTGCGAAAATTATCTGGTAAACACCCTGGTTTCCCTGTACACCGAGCTGGCCATGACAAAAGGCATCACGATCTGCAGTGAGCTGTCCATTCCCAAGGAGCTTTTTGTGGAGGATACCGATCTCTGCGTCATTTTTTCCAACGCTCTCGAGAACGCCCTCAACGCCTGCGCCAAGCTCCCCGCTGCCGACGAGCGGAGTATCAGCCTGATCTGCCGGAACTATCCGGATAAGCTCGTCATTGAGATCAACAACACCTTTAACGGCCAGGCCGAGTTCAGCGAAGAAGGCCTTCCCGTCAACCATGACGAGCACCACGGCATCGGTACTCAAAGCATTGCCTTTATTGTAAAAAAATACAATGGCATTCTGCATTATAAAACAGAGCACTGCCTGTTTACCCTTCAAATTTTGCTGAACCATTAA